A single genomic interval of Rhizophagus irregularis chromosome 15, complete sequence harbors:
- a CDS encoding uncharacterized protein (SECRETED:cutsite_AFA-ED; SECRETED:prob_0.9174); SECRETED:SignalP(1-22), with amino-acid sequence MLHLKCLLFGIILLSSFGSAFAEDYDPKQDVFDLIISTLVPTLIIFLYDTKETKDEKKSEANRESESELEANNKSRQKLPILNKIRQGLSHVKIKRAFDDFLFLLSLFVLPCIVLYKHHKEFAIPIWIPILFGVTAGFVFFTIISHYIISYSDIVLNDWGIELGLLGLFIDFSHVISDICFIFYTKSISENNFTYVFIYLHAVTGILGSVLLLPYICLGILFILRKILDLFSSKFEPNLDLFFYLLVRVEPILRKLDITLTFIWTPIVQMLNMSLFSGNDYYWMKLILALNLIYFSRVINYAEKNVQISIVDNVPFGMLYIVFYVLRNYKWPENC; translated from the coding sequence ATGCTTCATTTAAAATGTCTTCTCTTTGGAATTATTCTCTTATCATCCTTTGGTTCAGCTTTTGCTGAGGATTATGATCCTAAACAAGACGTTTTCGACCTAATAATTAGTACGCTTGTTCCTAcgcttataatttttttatatgacacgaaagaaacaaaagatgaaaaaaaatcagaagCTAATAGAGAGTCAGAAAGTGAATTAGAAGCAAACAATAAAAGTAGACAAAAACTACCCATACTCAATAAAATTAGACAAGGACTATCCCATGTTAAAATTAAACGAGCTTTCGatgactttctttttttattatccctTTTTGTATTGCCATGTATAGTGCTTTATAAACATCATAAGGAATTCGCAATACCCATCTGGATTCCAATCCTTTTTGGAGTTACAGCTGGCTTTGTTTTCTTTACAATCATAAGCCATTATATTATTAGCTATAGCGACATAGTATTAAATGATTGGGGAATAGAACTTGGACTTTTAGgtctttttattgattttagtCATGTTATTTCTGACAtttgtttcatattttataCCAAAAGTATCTCTGAGAATAATTTCACGTATGTTTTCATCTATTTACATGCAGTAACCGGAATCTTGGGATCAGTTTTACTGCTTCCTTACATATGTTTGggcatattatttattttaagaaagatATTAGACCTTTTTTCTAGTAAATTCGAACCTAatcttgatctttttttttatcttttggtTAGAGTAGAACCTATTTTAAGGAAATTAGATATAACATTAACTTTCATTTGGACACCAATAGTCCAAATGTTAAACATGTCGCTCTTTTCTGGTAATGACTATTATtggatgaaattaatattggCATTAAACCTGATTTACTTCTCAAGAGTTATAAATTATGCTGAAAAAAACGTCCAAATATCGATAGTTGATAATGTACCATTCGGTATGCTATATATTGTCTTTTATGTCCTTCGCAACTATAAATGGCCGGAGAACTGTTGA
- a CDS encoding uncharacterized protein (SECRETED:cutsite_VNA-EQ; SECRETED:prob_0.5621); SECRETED:SignalP(1-37): protein MVRYDKKDLIDLKKASIWKNWIMIALILIFGFVNVNAEQRCCFSTSSQMSSTSANTYKLNVTASHVDSKKGGNLYYVAISFQPGYSVIGDPYSPFSKVTCTLTSGAVPQYNCQSRDTKTFFIEFDLSIQPTPPPNSTITASSVFIFSDKCQNVAFCTDLAEKSESQDNDKISLGPLGTWPKYAIIIGGVILGITLLVACYLVYRRNRPDDSYRDRSITPGTGYNDKNRIFAPNSLLRNDGDDDSPPHNEPPKNTLIQFGNVSAHSPERSKSVKSVKNRNHQSTTTLSKSSTTKKKRDDDAIVDKIPSVIIDMTNNNNNNNNNNSSNSNSNIGNNNLERSKSHKSRRSNNSKDNNNVNRLSGYSTSDMSKTISNNDISDRELSDNNNDELSSSNKNKYSTSLHRSKSKLRNSVEESRNDRRSSNNNHNNNNSQNNSSNSSRPHRRSTSKGVEEDRDGHKIDRTNSRRHRSHSGHRRSTSKGVEEDRDGRKIDRTNSRRHRSHSRNRFSTSKGIEEDRDDHRSNSRRHRSHSRSRKNSSPPPPVSKSTSDLHKSLSTRTRQMDRDLTSKNKKSYSDDKEMGKNNRSSSNLDKKRSIKHKDLISNADTESTTSSSDIPLGDRLPLAMLVTKLPSSGQSNSRKPDKVIVEEDEDTTPLGRIGSFGATSTSSQSRLLSTDKSSNKQSLEDDTNDFYDSILNEVLGIADYQNTEDDKSSDDDNPIGKSLPNIKFNKENDEEIPIGKLRSG, encoded by the exons ATGGTTCGATacgataaaaaagatttaattgatttaaagaAAGCGTCAATATGGAAAAATTGGATTATGATTGctttgatattaatttttggatTTGTAAATGTTAATGCAGAAC aaaGGTGTTGTTTTAGCACAAGTTCACAAATGAGTAGTACATCAGCAAATacgtataaattaaatgtaacaGCTTCACACGTAGATTCAAAAAAAGGTGGTAACTTATATTATGTGGCAATATCATTTCAACCAGGATATAGTGTAATTGGTGATCCATATTCACCATTTAGTAAAGTAACATGTACACTAACGTCAGGAGCAGTACCACAATATAATTGTCAATCAAGAGatacaaaaactttttttatcgAATTTGATTTATCTATACAACCTACTCCTCCACCAAATTCAACTATTACAGCTTCTTCAGTATTCATCTTTAGTGATAAATGTCAAAATGTAGCTTTTTGTACTGATTTGGCTGAAAAAAGTGAATCTCAAGATAATGACAAAATTTCTTTAGGTCCACTTGGTACTTGGCCAAAATATGCTATTATAATTGGTGGTGTTATCTTAGGTATAACTTTATTAGTTGCTTGTTATTTAGTTTATAGGAGAAATAGACCTGATGATAGTTATAGAGATAGAAGTATTACACCAGGTACCggttataatgataaaaataggATATTTGCtcctaattctttattaagaaatgatggtgatgatgatTCCCCTCCTCATAACGAACCTCCAAAGAATACTTTAATACAATTTGGTAATGTATCAGCTCATTCTCCTGAAAGATCAAAAAGTGTAAAAAGTgttaaaaatagaaatcatCAATCTACTACTACTTTATCAAAATCTTCTACTACTAAAAAGAAGAGAGATGATGATGCTATTGTTGATAAAATTCCATCCGTTATTATTGATatgactaataataataataataataataataataatagtagtaatagtaatagtaatattggaaataataatttggaaagATCAAAATCTCATAAATCTCGAAgaagtaataatagtaaagataataataatgtaaatagaTTATCAGGTTATTCAACTTCTGATATGTCAAaaacaatttcaaataatgatattagtGATCGTGAATtaagtgataataataatgatgaactttcttcttcaaataaaaataaatattcaacttCACTTCATcgatcaaaatcaaaattaagaaATAGTGTTGAAGAATCAAGAAATGATAGGAGATcatctaataataatcataataataataatagtcaAAATAATAGTAGTAATAGTAGTAGACCACATAGGCGTTCCACTTCAAAAGGTGTTGAAGAAGATCGTGATGGTCATAAAATTGATCGTACTAATTCAAGAAGACATCGCTCACATTCTGGACATAGACGTTCTACTTCGAAAGGTGTTGAAGAAGATCGTGATGGTCGTAAAATTGATCGTACTAATTCAAGAAGACATCGCTCACATTCTAGAAATAGATTTTCTACTTCAAAAGGTATTGAAGAAGATCGTGATGATCATCGTTCTAATTCAAGAAGACATCGCTCACATTCTAGATCAAGAAAGAATTCATCACCACCACCACCAGTATCAAAAAGTACGAGTGATTTACATAAAAGTTTATCTACTAGAACAAGACAGATGGATCGTGATTTaacaagtaaaaataaaaaatcttattcgGATGATAAAGAAATGGGAAAAAACAATCGTTCTAGTAgtaatttagataaaaaaaggAGTATTAAAcataaagatttaatttctAATGCTGATACAGAATCGACAACTTCTTCTTCAGATATTCCATTAGGTGATAGATTACCTTTAGCTATGTTGGTAACAAAATTACCATCATCAGGACAATCAAATTCTCGAAAACCTGATAAAGTGATTGTTGAAGAAGATGAAGATACAACTCCTTTAGGTCGAATCGGTTCTTTTGGTGCAACATCAACATCATCACAATCCCGTTTGCTATCAACTGATAAATCATCGAATAAACAATCATTAGAAGATGatacaaatgatttttatgattCAATATTGAATGAAGTACTGGGTATTGCCGATTATCAAAATACTGAAGATGACAAAAGTTCCGATGATGATAATCCTATAGGAAAAAGTTTAccgaatattaaatttaataaagaaaatgatgaagaaataCCTATTGGTAAATTAAGGAGTggctaa
- a CDS encoding uncharacterized protein (SECRETED:cutsite_VNS-VA; SECRETED:prob_0.8340); SECRETED:SignalP(1-28) yields the protein MISFTKLNFFVTIVLLYSLINMFTEVNSVAINNKRDNFCDGFEITLPSGSTPATNSTTITVNWKKGNSEIVKINDVELFNDKGLLNVLWEGEKSFNPDGTATQIVEIAAPDYLKLPAEVLLRSWGSTANGPNCFKITPFFTLNAN from the exons atgatTTCTTTCacaaaattgaatttttttgttacgATTGTTTTGTTATATTCCTTGATCAATATGTTTACTGAAGTGAATTCTGTcgctattaataataaacgag atAATTTCTGTGATG GATTCGAAATCACTTTACCTTCAGGAAGTACACCAGCGACAAACTCTACAACAATAACAGTAAATTGGAAAAAAGGAAACTCagaaatagtaaaaataaacgatgttgaattatttaatgataaaggATTATTGAACGTATTATGGGAAGgtgaaaaatcttttaatcCGGATGGTACAGCGACGCAAATCGTAGAAATTGCGGCTCccgattatttaaaattacctGCTGAAGTTTTGTTAAGAAGTTGGGGTTCAACAGCTAATGGTcctaattgttttaaaataactcCATTCTTTACTTTGAatgcaaattaa